In the Pungitius pungitius chromosome 5, fPunPun2.1, whole genome shotgun sequence genome, one interval contains:
- the LOC119224550 gene encoding rho-related BTB domain-containing protein 2-like isoform X1 codes for MDYERPNVETIKCVVVGDNAVGKTRLICARACNATLTQYQLLATHVPTVWAIDQYRVCQEVLERSRDVVDEVSVSLRLWDTFGDHHKDRRFAYGRSDVVVLCFSIANPNSLYHVKTMWYPEIKHFCPRAPVILVGCQLDLRYADLEAVNRARRPLARPIKSNEILPPERGREVAKELGVPYYETSVVAQFGVKDVFDNAIRAALISRRHLQFWKSHLRNVQRPLLQAPFLPPKPPPPIITVPPPPTTTEEHPVGLLEDPHCADVILVLQERQKIFAHKIYLATSSSKFYDLFIMDAHNEETERPSRGPLSGRELLMRAASFDVCELSDDGDRANLRACTSDGTLKDSDGARRGKLLSSWSRAFVSIQEELVDDPFTYSPRPMTVVHMDQSMQLGPFRAVLRYLYTGQLDENEKELMHVAHIAELLEVFDLRMMVANILNNEAFMNQEITKAFHVRRTNRVKECLAKGTFSDVVFKLDDGTIMAHKPLLISSCDWMAAMFGGPFVESCTKEVLFPNTTRSCMRAVLEYLYTGRFCSRSDLDAMELIVLANRLCLPHLVALTELYTVTVLTEAAMMGADIDGDVLVYLDMAQFHGAQQLTGWCLHNICTNYNSVCRKFPREMRANSTENQEYFEKHRWPPVWYLKEDDHYQRARKERDKEDYLYQRRQCKRKWLFWNIPSSPNRNSPSSGSSAVI; via the exons ATGGACTATGAGAGGCCTAACGTTGAAACTATCAAGTGTGTGGTGGTGGGAGACAATGCAGTGGGAAAGACCCGCCTTATCTGCGCCCGGGCGTGCAACGCCACACTGACTCAATACCAGTTACTCGCTACCCATGTGCCCACAGTTTGGGCAATTGACCAGTACAGAGTGTGCCAGGAG GTACTAGAGCGCTCCAGAGATGTGGTGGATGAAGTCAGTGTGTCCCTCCGTCTCTGGGATACTTTTGGGGACCACCATAAGGACCGGCGTTTTGCATACGGCAG GTCTGATGTGGTGGTACTGTGCTTCTCAATTGCCAACCCCAACTCTCTATACCATGTGAAGACCATGTGGTACCCCGAGATCAAGCACTTCTGTCCCCGGGCTCCTGTCATTTTAGTTGGCTGTCAGCTGGACCTGCGCTATGCCGACCTGGAGGCAGTAAACAGGGCCCGGAGGCCCTTAGCGAG aCCCATTAAATCCAATGAGATTCTTCCTCCAGAAAGAGGCCGCGAGGTGGCCAAAGAGTTGGGAGTGCCGTATTACGAAACCAGTGTTGTTGCTCAATTTGGAGTAAAGGACGTCTTTGATAACGCTATCCGAGCTGCGCTCATCTCGCGCAGACACCTGCAGTTTTGGAAATCTCACCTCAGAAATGTTCAGCGGCCTCTCCTTCAGGCGCCCTTCCTGCCACCGAAACCTCCCCCGCCTATAATCACTGTGCCTCCTCCCCCAACCACGACCGAGGAGCATCCAGTCGGGCTCCTGGAGGACCCACACTGTGCTGATGTCATCCTGGTCCTACAGGAGCGACAGAAAATATTTGCACACAAGATTTACTTGGCGACGTCCTCCTCAAAGTTCTATGATCTCTTCATAATGGACGCACATAACGAGGAGACCGAAAGGCCCTCCCGTGGCCCGCTCTCTGGCAGAGAGCTGCTGATGCGTGCTGCTAGTTTTGATGTTTGCGAACTCAGCGATGATGGCGACAGGGCCAACCTCAGGGCCTGCACCAGTGACGGGACCTTGAAAGACTCCGATGGGGCCCGACGAGGAAAACTGCTCTCTTCGTGGAGCCGAGCCTTTGTCAGTatccaggaggagctggtggaTGACCCGTTCACATACAGCCCCAGGCCCATGACTGTGGTGCACATGGACCAGTCCATGCAGCTCGGCCCTTTCCGAGCGGTGCTTCGCTACTTGTATACGGGTCAGCTGGACGAGAATGAAAAAGAGCTAATGCACGTTGCCCACATCGCTGAACTGCTGGAGGTCTTTGACCTGCGGATGATGGTGGCAAACATCCTCAACAATGAAGCCTTCATGAACCAAGAAATCACCAAAGCCTTCCATGTACGGCGCACAAACAGAGTCAAAGAGTGTTTGGCCAAAGGCACCTTTTCTG ATGTAGTATTCAAGCTAGATGATGGGACCATCATGGCCCACAAGCCTTTACTCATCTCCAGCTGTGATTGGATGGCAGCTATGTTTGGTGGGCCTTTTGTGGAGAGCTGCACCAAAGAG GTGTTGTTTCCAAACACAACTCGCAGCTGTATGAGGGCCGTGCTAGAATATCTCTACACGGGTCGGTTTTGTTCTCGGTCTGACCTGGACGCAATGGAGCTTATTGTTCTTGCCAATCGTCTTTGCCTCCCCCACCTGGTTGCACTTACAG agCTCTACACAGTAACAGTATTGACCGAGGCTGCAATGATGGGGGCGGATATTGATGGAGACGTGCTTGTGTACTTGGACATGGCCCAG TTCCACGGCGCCCAACAGCTCACTGGCTGGTGTCTTCACAACatctgcaccaactacaacagtgTCTGCCGCAAGTTTCCCCGAGAGATGAGGGCCAATTCTACAG AGAACCAAGAATACTTTGAGAAACATCGCTGGCCACCTGTGTGGTATCTGAAAGAGGACGACCACTACCAAAGAGCACGCAAAGAGCGCGACAAGGAGGACTACCTGTACCAGAGGCGGCAATGTAAGCGCAAGTGGCTCTTCTGGAACATTCCTTCCTCCCCTAATAGAAACTCTCCTTCCTCTGGCTCATCCGCTGTCATCTGA
- the LOC119224550 gene encoding rho-related BTB domain-containing protein 2-like isoform X2 translates to MEPCFLSRSSSTKPMQHFLALRSQLTDSDMDYERPNVETIKCVVVGDNAVGKTRLICARACNATLTQYQLLATHVPTVWAIDQYRVCQEVLERSRDVVDEVSVSLRLWDTFGDHHKDRRFAYGRSDVVVLCFSIANPNSLYHVKTMWYPEIKHFCPRAPVILVGCQLDLRYADLEAVNRARRPLARPIKSNEILPPERGREVAKELGVPYYETSVVAQFGVKDVFDNAIRAALISRRHLQFWKSHLRNVQRPLLQAPFLPPKPPPPIITVPPPPTTTEEHPVGLLEDPHCADVILVLQERQKIFAHKIYLATSSSKFYDLFIMDAHNEETERPSRGPLSGRELLMRAASFDVCELSDDGDRANLRACTSDGTLKDSDGARRGKLLSSWSRAFVSIQEELVDDPFTYSPRPMTVVHMDQSMQLGPFRAVLRYLYTGQLDENEKELMHVAHIAELLEVFDLRMMVANILNNEAFMNQEITKAFHVRRTNRVKECLAKGTFSDVVFKLDDGTIMAHKPLLISSCDWMAAMFGGPFVESCTKEVLFPNTTRSCMRAVLEYLYTGRFCSRSDLDAMELIVLANRLCLPHLVALTELYTVTVLTEAAMMGADIDGDVLVYLDMAQFHGAQQLTGWCLHNICTNYNSVCRKFPREMRANSTENQEYFEKHRWPPVWYLKEDDHYQRARKERDKEDYLYQRRQCKRKWLFWNIPSSPNRNSPSSGSSAVI, encoded by the exons ATGGAGCCCTGCTTTTTATCTCGTTCATCATCGACCAAACCGATGCAGCACTTCCTCGCGTTGCG GTCCCAGCTGACAGATTCTGATATGGACTATGAGAGGCCTAACGTTGAAACTATCAAGTGTGTGGTGGTGGGAGACAATGCAGTGGGAAAGACCCGCCTTATCTGCGCCCGGGCGTGCAACGCCACACTGACTCAATACCAGTTACTCGCTACCCATGTGCCCACAGTTTGGGCAATTGACCAGTACAGAGTGTGCCAGGAG GTACTAGAGCGCTCCAGAGATGTGGTGGATGAAGTCAGTGTGTCCCTCCGTCTCTGGGATACTTTTGGGGACCACCATAAGGACCGGCGTTTTGCATACGGCAG GTCTGATGTGGTGGTACTGTGCTTCTCAATTGCCAACCCCAACTCTCTATACCATGTGAAGACCATGTGGTACCCCGAGATCAAGCACTTCTGTCCCCGGGCTCCTGTCATTTTAGTTGGCTGTCAGCTGGACCTGCGCTATGCCGACCTGGAGGCAGTAAACAGGGCCCGGAGGCCCTTAGCGAG aCCCATTAAATCCAATGAGATTCTTCCTCCAGAAAGAGGCCGCGAGGTGGCCAAAGAGTTGGGAGTGCCGTATTACGAAACCAGTGTTGTTGCTCAATTTGGAGTAAAGGACGTCTTTGATAACGCTATCCGAGCTGCGCTCATCTCGCGCAGACACCTGCAGTTTTGGAAATCTCACCTCAGAAATGTTCAGCGGCCTCTCCTTCAGGCGCCCTTCCTGCCACCGAAACCTCCCCCGCCTATAATCACTGTGCCTCCTCCCCCAACCACGACCGAGGAGCATCCAGTCGGGCTCCTGGAGGACCCACACTGTGCTGATGTCATCCTGGTCCTACAGGAGCGACAGAAAATATTTGCACACAAGATTTACTTGGCGACGTCCTCCTCAAAGTTCTATGATCTCTTCATAATGGACGCACATAACGAGGAGACCGAAAGGCCCTCCCGTGGCCCGCTCTCTGGCAGAGAGCTGCTGATGCGTGCTGCTAGTTTTGATGTTTGCGAACTCAGCGATGATGGCGACAGGGCCAACCTCAGGGCCTGCACCAGTGACGGGACCTTGAAAGACTCCGATGGGGCCCGACGAGGAAAACTGCTCTCTTCGTGGAGCCGAGCCTTTGTCAGTatccaggaggagctggtggaTGACCCGTTCACATACAGCCCCAGGCCCATGACTGTGGTGCACATGGACCAGTCCATGCAGCTCGGCCCTTTCCGAGCGGTGCTTCGCTACTTGTATACGGGTCAGCTGGACGAGAATGAAAAAGAGCTAATGCACGTTGCCCACATCGCTGAACTGCTGGAGGTCTTTGACCTGCGGATGATGGTGGCAAACATCCTCAACAATGAAGCCTTCATGAACCAAGAAATCACCAAAGCCTTCCATGTACGGCGCACAAACAGAGTCAAAGAGTGTTTGGCCAAAGGCACCTTTTCTG ATGTAGTATTCAAGCTAGATGATGGGACCATCATGGCCCACAAGCCTTTACTCATCTCCAGCTGTGATTGGATGGCAGCTATGTTTGGTGGGCCTTTTGTGGAGAGCTGCACCAAAGAG GTGTTGTTTCCAAACACAACTCGCAGCTGTATGAGGGCCGTGCTAGAATATCTCTACACGGGTCGGTTTTGTTCTCGGTCTGACCTGGACGCAATGGAGCTTATTGTTCTTGCCAATCGTCTTTGCCTCCCCCACCTGGTTGCACTTACAG agCTCTACACAGTAACAGTATTGACCGAGGCTGCAATGATGGGGGCGGATATTGATGGAGACGTGCTTGTGTACTTGGACATGGCCCAG TTCCACGGCGCCCAACAGCTCACTGGCTGGTGTCTTCACAACatctgcaccaactacaacagtgTCTGCCGCAAGTTTCCCCGAGAGATGAGGGCCAATTCTACAG AGAACCAAGAATACTTTGAGAAACATCGCTGGCCACCTGTGTGGTATCTGAAAGAGGACGACCACTACCAAAGAGCACGCAAAGAGCGCGACAAGGAGGACTACCTGTACCAGAGGCGGCAATGTAAGCGCAAGTGGCTCTTCTGGAACATTCCTTCCTCCCCTAATAGAAACTCTCCTTCCTCTGGCTCATCCGCTGTCATCTGA
- the ido1 gene encoding indoleamine 2,3-dioxygenase 1, protein MASAEPDSKPAFSLESYHVSEELGFILPDPLEELPPYYKPWMDIALRVPELVHSHELRLLINKMPQLSNQFLLKHRELRLAHLALSVMTMGYMWQEGENNTVETLPHNLAVPYWEVSQRLGLPPILTHADAVLANWKKKDPAGPFDMENLEVLVSLPGGDSTRGFFLVTLLVELAAVPALRNIPTVINGVRCGDTETVATGLEVISQSIQDMTDKLKLMQVYVEPAVFYGIMRIYLSGWKDNPCMPKGLVYEGVQAEPMEYSGGSAAQSSLLHSFDELFGVKHEAKSGAFLTRMRNYMPPAHKLLIADISLEPSLKSFVQQQDSQRLSQAFQHCVTKLLALRSYHINVVSRFITVPAARARQLRNQSRELEGEMISRAPRALEEQGTGGSSIMSFLKTVRDQTKDTLLHETSE, encoded by the exons ATGGCTTCTGCTGAACCAGACTCCAAACCTGCTTTCTCTCTGGAGTCCTACCATGTCTCTGAAGAGCTTGGTTTCATCCTCCCGGATCCTCTG GAAGAGCTACCACCGTACTACAAGCCATGGATGGATATTGCCCTGCGAGTCCCGGAGCTCGTGCACTCCCACGAGTTGCGCCTTCTCATTAACAAG ATGCCACAGCTGAGCAACCAGTTTCTGCTGAAACACCGTGAGTTGCGCTTGGCCCACCTGGCCCTCAGTGTGATGACCATGGGCTACATGtggcaggagggagagaacAACACAGTGGAG ACGCTACCACATAACCTGGCGGTCCCATACTGGGAGGTGTCACAGCGTTTAGGACTTCCCCCAATTCTCACCCATGCAGATGCAGTACTGGCTAACTGGAAGAAGAAGGATCCCGCGGG TCCTTTTGACATGGA GAACCTGGAGGTGCTGGTGAGCCTCCCAGGTGGAGACAGCACCAGAGGTTTCTTTTTGGTCActctgctggtggagctggcaGCAGTTCCTGCATTGAGG AACATTCCCACTGTGATCAACGGTGTCAGGTGTGGAGACACTGAGACGGTGGCTACAGGCCTGGAGGTCATCAGCCAATCCATACAGGACATGACAGATAAACTGAAACTGATGCAGG tTTACGTGGAGCCTGCAGTATTCTATGGCATAATGAGGATCTACTTGTCTgg GTGGAAAGACAACCCCTGTATGCCAAAGGGACTGGTATATGAAGGGGTCCAGGCGGAGCCCATGGAGTATTCGGGGGGGAGTGCTGCACAGAGCAGCTTGCTGCACTCCTTCGACGAACTTTTTGGAGTCAAACATGAAGCGAAAAGTG GTGCCTTTCTAACCCGCATGAGGAACTACATGCCACCGGCACACAAGCTGCTGATCGCGGACATCTCGTTGGAACCCTCCCTGAAGAGTTTTGTCCAGCAGCAAGACAGCCAGAGGCTGAGCCAGGCCTTTCAGCACTGTGTCACAAAGCTGTTGGCTTTGCGCAGCTACCACATCAACGTCGTCAGCCGCTTCATCACTGTGCCTGCTGCCCGCGCCCGACAACTGAGGAACCAGAGCcgggagctggagggggagatgaTCAGCAGAGCACCCAGAGCGTTAGAGGAACAGGGCACCGGTGGCTCCAGCATCATGAGCTTCCTTAAGACTGTGAGAGACCAAACAAAAGACACTTTGTTGCATGAGACAAGCGAATAA